Below is a genomic region from Astyanax mexicanus isolate ESR-SI-001 chromosome 25, AstMex3_surface, whole genome shotgun sequence.
gCAAATACATTATATTGCAAATAGTATTCGCTTGGCTTTATTGTGTTTGGTGATGAgaggtttggatggagctgctcggccgTGTATACTCTCCATTCCATAAGtctctctactctctactgttcttgatctaagATGAAGCTACATaaggttggaggtgtgtagtgaaaatatatagttataatatcactgacagttggctgtggaatatttcacagctggacttgttgttgcacagatgctgcatcctatcacggtaccacagtgctggagttccctgagagcctgagagacccattctttcactaatgttttgcagaagcagtcccagcatgctgagctgctgcttttattattaaacacctgtggacatggaatagattcaggaacacctgagttcagtgatttggatggATAAGCAAatttttttggcaatatagtcaCTATAGTATGTCCAGTTTATGAtcatttttaaatctcagttttgATATGTGCATATATATTTTATGACAGATTTATGTCTGGGTAAATGTTTGAATAGATCAGAAACATTTCCTGATTGTGGATGATTGTGTTACTGGCAGTAGAAGGTGAGGACGTTCTGCTGGTTTCCTCTGATCAGAAGGACAGGGCAGTGCAGTCCACAGCTCAGGGTGTCCAGCCAGGCCATGTAGAGCGAACTGGGACAGTCACTCTGAGGGACTGGTAATgaactggacacacacacaaatacatatatatatatacacactaacaGTAAGTATAGAAGCATAAAAATGGTAGTGCACTTGAGATGTTTGGTATGTGTTAGTAAGGGCTGGGCTAAAACAAGGCTAAaacatatatacaacatatatctCGATATGCTAAAGAGAAATGGTGATGTACACTACGATATATGACATGACAAATCTTTAATTTTGATGTAAAATGATCAGTAATTATATATAGCAATATACTTACTAATTATATACTACTGTAGAAATGCATAGCTTTGCTTTTTTAACTACTTCAAGTGTTGGACCtatattaaatgttatattttatggTTTTTCCTTACTTATAGAtgcttttttttaagctaaaCAGCTGAAACACAGTTTTAGATTCTTCACCGTTTACACTACTTACCATATATTTTAGATAGATATGGATGCGTTTGGACAGTtattaacctgattttagtagtttcggCTACAACCTCCTTAGATCttatctttgcattattaaaGCAAGCCAATAATTTGACACTTCTGAAACAGATTATCACAGGATGAGCTTCCTACATAGTTGTTTaagaaatgagaagctactctCTGCATCAATTATGGTTAAATAACAtattaatcacccatgcagtataAGTTTTATACTGACGATAATACTGACGATATTCTGCCCAGGCCTAAGTTAATTTACTCCTAAAATCCCCTGCTCTTGATTACAGACTGGGGTCAGTACTCACATTAAGACCAGAGCAGCGTGTTTGGAATTCCTCCGGATGATCTCATTCAGTCTAACCTTTCTCTCCGACTGTAAGAAGAAGAGAAGTTTATAAAGAGGTCAGAGCTGGAGCGAGCAATAAATAGACTCAGGTATACAGGTAGTAACATACTCTCACCTTCAGTCTGAGTGCATCCATCTGCTTGTCTGAAATCTTCCAAGGGCCCTCTGtcctttgctgctgctgctgctgctgctgaactgaCCCGTCTCCCTGCTGCTGTCCTTCTCTGAGCCTGAAGGCGGCGACCGAGTCCTCGAAGCGCTTCAAGCTAAAGACAATTAGGTTAGAATAAAGTTTATGTTAAATTTTGTTTTATGTTCTGAATTCAGAATTGCCCAGCAGAGGACACTggcgtatacagctctggaaaaaatgaagagagcaatAGCTAATATCCATAATAGCAATAACCATCCATAGCAATAAACTAATATTATCCCCAACTACCTAACcaattaaatgtacatttaaatgtaCACATGTCAAATacattataatgataaaactggcactcatcaggacaccccaggaaaggatagaagagcaagGGCTTCCTCTGCTgaacaggataaattcatcagttactagcctcagaaaataccacctaaatgcttcacagagtatcctggtttgtttaacacttttaagttactacatgattccttatgtgttccttcatagtctggatgactttgatATTATACAAACTTTAaactaatactgtatattaatgtaaGTAACCTTTAACATGATAAATAACCTTTAAATTAATAACTAAGCAAAACCCAAAAGATGAAATCCCAATAGGAATCAgggcttaaaggggacatgaaacatttcagtttgtacaaattttctaaggtattaaatataatggaatttatttgggggggattttttatataaaatgtttacacactaaattataatatatttatgtttgttacgtttgagctagggcgccgccatgttgcccgtgcagcactggtgacgtcacgaggttggttggtttaagatcccaggcatatagctagaggaaaagagcgtattgtttgtcgagattatggatgaagacgaagctgaactaggctaacatggagcatttactcagagatctttcctgtataaacctgagcagaacttttcagatgcttttccgAGAGCGAGGGGTTTTgagagtgtttattctctctctacgtggagccgtgcagaaccctgcagcgcgtccacagcaggtactaccatccagttaaccagctattttatatacatttagctatttaacatgcaaagtccagagttcattaagactgaatgaaacgaacatgatttaagtggatattgaaacatccaggcgctgtttggttgataaaccgttcagtttagaagttagaatgcttactgggtacttagcttcatctagttagtgttagctagttagctagcgttggctatctagaataagatagctagctaagtagctaacgctagctatgttatctttaaattgtcattttatctagattttcggtaacggtacctctcgctgctctgctgggtgggcgtgttgtttggctggttccgtgcggctcacagctgctgctctcatagtaacgttacccattcggacggtctgtacattccagctgatcagaggaaaaataaaaaacggaggaaaaaagcctcggacttcagcttatttatccggcgctaatgctcctgactcaaacccctctccttcacatagtcctggtctagaaagtgctcgccactaacccctagcgttgcagctaaccggaggattctcacgcttcagcgctgcaagcccccgctgaaggtatgaaagtgaaagtaaatatttctcattcctcacgctattaaatttcactactcccagtattactacacacaggggcaatacaaaagtgccccccccccccccccctctgcattgagttttggtttggattttattatttattgaggagcTAAATTACGTTATTCTCATAGATTCtagtagtgaggcgtgcgagaaccaacctcgtgacgtcactttcagcgctgggacaagatggcgctgcccttacttaaaaaaatgacatttagattgcttattattttaattccgcttcactgacaactgttaaacttataaaatttgttagagtgaaaatacatcttgtgaattaaactaaatacttgaagtgtttcatgtcccctttaatgccTGTTTTCTGAATATCTTACTTCTTGGGAAAAGGCGGCCGCTGGCTGTCTGTCATCACTATAACATCACCGACGTCCAGTCGAAACCTCCGCAGTAAAACCAGCATCCTGAGAACAGAGACGGATTAGTGACTTAGAGAATTAaagaataaacataaaaaattgtgATAAATAAGCAACTGAAAGTGAATGGGAATAATGTACTCTTTGCGCTCTTCCTCCATGGTCTGCTGCTGGCCTATGATGAAGACTCGGACTTTACTCTTCCTCCAGCGCTTCCTCCTGGTCAGCAGATACGGCACCAACAGCGtcagacctgagagagagagagagagagagagagagagagaagaacgaCAGGAATAACGCTCTATATATTTAAACAAGCTTTAAGAAACCATGGGGCCTCATTCACACGTATCTTGATATTTTTCAAAAATCACTCCATATAGACCTATACTGAAATGTAAGCTGAGCAAAGCTCTGCTATGAAACTCTTTAATGCTATATCTCCAAGGTCATTACCTTGACCAATCAACAGCTTCTACTCGTCTTTAAAACACCTCTAATCACAGATCTAATCCAGATGCTATGCGACCTGGGCCAATGACGGGTCTATACGCCAAAgtgttttactttaaatcaaaGACTTTTCCTATAAAACTGTAAAGAAATTGTCTACATGTAAAGTTCTTCTTTCTATTGTCAAACTTCCAGTTTAGAGAAAAGTTTAAGTAGTATAAATGAGCCTTAACTCAGAGCAATTATGGGATACTCATGTGCATGTCATCCTCATGTCCTACCTCCATCATCTGAGATCCAGTACACATCAATAGTCTTCTTCCCTTGTTTGGTCTGGAACACGGTTCGGATGTCATTGTTTATTGTGTGGTTTGGGATATCGACATCTGAAAATGGCGAAGATATaaaaaaggggtgtccacaactTTTGGACatatcgaatcgaatcgaatcgcctttattgtcattataatttGCATTACAATGAAATTGGATTTGCTTCTCCAAAATGCCTTTGTTGtataaattaaacagaaaaataatttaagttaaaagcaacaaatttaaaatagacagaaattaaatgtaataaaaacaagaTATACACTGTACAATCTATCCACAAAATATTGCACTTCAAATATATTGCACACGTTATATTACTCCTGGGGTTTAAAATTGTACGTTTTTGtttgccattgtttttttattgttcagtgcAGTGATGGCTCTTGGGGAAAAAACTGTCCCTGAGCCTACTTGTCCGAATTttatgtgacctgtgacatataAACATTGGACTATAAAAAAATCAGTAGATTCTGAACAGATTCTGAAGTTTCTTTACCTGATTCTCTGTCTGAACTGCCGCTGTGGTCCGACTCGATTGCCTCATCAGCCTCGAAAGCCAGGTTTGCTATCGAATAAAATCACCAGTCATTTTACACAGATATCAAATCAATCGCACCAAATTAACATCCTTCAAACACTCCACACGTACACACCTTCACACTGTAACTCCTCTGTAACGTCCAGCCCGTCCATCATCCTGAGAATACACACTCCGTAGTTGGCATCAAAAGTATCACTAAGACAAAACAAAGACAGAGAGCTTTTACTTTCTAATAACCAGAAACCAAGACAAGACCAAAAAACACAAGGCACTCCTGCTGccataaagttatttattttctatttttttcttttacagttttttgtCTGTCAAAATACAGAGAAGCTCAGTATTTATGTACATTATCAGTGGCAGATTCTGCTAATCTGCTGTTTAAATTCTCTATCATGTATAAAAAAGTGATtcttatatcgtcgctgtccaaaaaaaaaaacaggtatatccatttttgtaattttttagtttactgcataatttgaacagacaaactgcccTTTACACTATGTCAAAATTACCTATATAAATACTTCAGTTCTGAAATAAAACTATTCTATAttcacttccattgaaagttatgaAGATTTTATCTCTCTCaagtaaagttgttgttttggagatacatgtttttatcaatatataCATCATCTGTATTGTTTATCAAGATAAAAGAAActagagatattaaaaaatacatacatttcatcagaagtcaatgatccagaatgtcacgatactaataataatacactccaaaatctccatatatccaggattaaagtaaaataaatgatactagacagatataatctattatatatcatataatcTGTCCAGATAtaatatagtagatatataatggtaaatgatATTTCAGATTATAATATTgtttagtatatttaaaaatgttggggaTATTATCAcgtttgatacgatatggcacacccctactacttACTACACTGTGTTCACATAGTCCTCCACACTGCCTGGGGGGCACTCTTTCCAGTTCGTCTTGAATCCCAGGACCAGAGTATTGGGCTTCATTTTTCCCAGACCAGAGGCCTTTAAAGGGAAAAAGTAGAGAAGCatattattataaacacagagaatatgtttaaatgtataatgagctgatgtacagAGAGTATggctgttgtcttgtcccttatctcgtgtgcttattgtttgtttgtttgtttgtttgttggggaCACAGAAAGCGAATCGAGAGTGTGAGCCCATTGTAGTGTGTAGTCCACTCCATCacacattaattacatttttttatagtcGACCTTGTCTATTATgatgactaatcattgcagccctaatgtgattcgaggaatgttaaatacccgcACAACTGATACAGGTGGGGCTGTTTCCAAGGTAACTTTTGATTAAATTCAAGAGCAGAAATACTTAGAAATACTGCAtagttttgcactataaggcataccatattataaggcgTTTTATCATtgaatatctattttctggtctattttcatacataaagtgcaccggattataaaacgcattttaagagacactataaggaaacaaaacagacttaaaaaaagactttcttttaaattcaaagtgctggatgttaatctacacagatttctctcctgaaaactgtttattggggtgagtaaagcgcttccatttatttacagtaagcttagattcctggttttctccagcactaaggctggagcattaacattagcggctaaccgctccagcagtgctagtcggggttagcagcaggctacaggccgataatactcccctctgaacggggaagTAGCGAGTGTGGTTAGCGGGTagtgctaatgatgctccagcagtgctagccagggttagaagcagaatacaggccgataatactcacctctgaacagggaaatagcggtaagaagttaatgctaatgctactccagccctggtgctggataactaaactgaaacttctgaaaaatattgcaatttgggctttaatgctccttacaacctgactggtaaagttAATACAaaagatacagtatattaaaaggcgcactgatgaaaattaaaggattttaagtgcacagtatagtgcgaaaaatacggtaaataagaAACTATACAATTAAAAATGAATGGTAAATTAAATGGTAAAGAATCTATGGTATCGCTCTAAGAAACCTTAgaagcacctttattttcaaGCGTAAAGATAAGATTACAGGTTACCTGCATGAGATGCCGAGCTCCCTCTCGCAGGTTGTCTCCTTTAAAGGGAGTGTAGAAGGAGCGCACCTTCCTGCAGTTCAGCCACTTCACTAGTTTATCTGTGTTACGTTGGGAAATGCCGGACTCGTCATCGTCCTGAGAGAGACAGGAGAAGTTTGGCGTCTGTTTTAGCCACTTTCAGGTCAGGTAGGTTTCAGGACAGGTAGGTTTTAGGACAGGTCGACTCACCATGAGAATGTCTCCACAGATCATCAGACTGACGTTCTTCGTGAAGGAGCCCACAAAGTCCACCAGAGCCGGACGCAAATTAGGAGGACCGGTCAGAACCAGACACTGTGGCCTGAAAATACAAGACGGGTCAATGGAGCCAATCAAACAGTATGGGTGATATACAGTAGATATACTGCCTGGCCAACAAAgttcaccacctggatttaactacagtatttttcgcactataaggcacactggtttataaggtgcacttatcttttaaagttaaacgactgctggatgttaatctacacagatttctcttctgaaaactgtttatttgggtgagtaaagtacatccctttatttatagtaagcttaaatttccaaatTTCTACAGCACTAATGCTGGAGcattggcattagccactaaccgccaTCAGtttggttagcagcaggctacaggccgatagtgTAATATAATGGACTATGCAGACAGAGTTGCAGGAGCTGTATGTTTATTGAGGCTCGCAGGTTCCAATGGGAATAAAGCATGGTACTGGCGTTTCTACGGAAGCCTAGAATGGACAACTAACAGAACGCGTTTCAGAACACATCCATACATTACATCTCCCTTCTTCAGCTTCAGAAAACATCTGGATAATCAAATATTTAACTGTTGTGAGTAACTAACAGTAACAACCCTGCTGGCTAAAGTTTGTACAACAACCAAGGCATACATCTGACTGTTTGCATGTAACAAAataattgtttcttttattttaacaaacaaaagatttttaattaaagtttgaCTAACTTGGAAGGAGAGGTTGCTAGCACTTCACTTCCTCAAGGTGTCTTTACCACACCTCTCCCTGACTATTTCAAAGTCTTTGAGAAATCACAAATTTAATCTCTCTGGTGGCTTCACAACTCTGCCACGCTTGGTGATGTACTGTCCATTCGGATGAGCTTGGTTGTGACTTGGTGTTCCGgcaaagctaatgctgctccagtctcagtactTTCAATAGATTTTGCTTTACCTGAAGTTCTTAACATGGTCTTCTACACCGGCAAGAGAGACGGAATAGGACAGAGCCATGTTGTAGGTACCGGCCTGGACCGACGAGCCCCAGTTCACCTCTAAAAAGAATGTATGAGACTGTTATGATGCCTTAATGTTGGTATAAATTGTATAAAAGTCAACTGTATCATATTTCATACGCATTAAATTGTATGTAATCTCaataaaaatagttataataaaataaaatgcacaataaattaaataaacagtaattattTAAATAAGAATTTTAAAGCAACTACATTTTGTTCTTGctttctctgtttgtgtgttaTCTAGAAAAATACATATAgatttctaaaattaaaatgaattaaaaacaattctaaatgtttaagttaagTATAAATAACACTTAAGCATGTATTAAACACAATGGGCTACATAGTAAAAGTTTCTTTTTTAAGAAAAGGATTTTATGGCAATTATTTGATGcttagagtttaaagggttaattggACATTTTAACCATCACTAAACATGTTGTAAACATTCCTATTTACCTTCTAAATTGGCAACAAATTAgtgtaaaatggttaaaaaataaaaaaggcattatCTAATGATGAACATTGATGTGGGAGGAGATTCTGCAAAACTACAACTATTTAAGGGGTATTTCATAGTTAATGTTAGTGCTAAAAAGACAAAtataaaatctgtatttattagACTCTACATCAGTGGCTGAGGTAAGAATTATCTTTTATGTTATGAGGTACTTTTGTGAAACACAAAACAGATGTAACACTAAAATTCTGGCATAAAAATTAGGAAAAACATCATTTTAGAAGCTAGTTTTTCTTCTGGAACGCGATATGAGCTTCTTACCAGGTTTTTTGTACGTTACGTAGCCGAAAAGAAAGATGATAATTCCGAATGTAATGAGAGCCGCCCACCATGTGAGGAGGAACATCAGCACCACAGAAATGACTGAGCCAAACAGAGCTGTCCATTTACTGTAGTATTTAAAGGACGGCCTCCATCCTACAGAGATACAGCAGAACAGGTACAATGAAGCAAAACTTTAATCTTTCAGTTTATTCATTCAACTtgactacaaaaaaaaattataagaccAGTTTCCGCTTGTAGTTGGTTTGGttggatggtctaagctggtctttgatggtcaaagtACTTTAAAATCCAGGTAAAATGTCATCTAGGGCtttattttaatgatctataggcACGCAGCCAACTCTGCACCAAAACTCAAAACTCTCACTTGTTTAAAGCGATGTCTGGCTATTCTCTTGTTTTTTCTTGGCCTGAAAACTTATCCAGTACCTTAAAAGGGTCTTCTTTTTCTCCGTCACCCCACTCGAGCGTCTTGTATATTTCTCTGCCTTGTTCGCCTATCCACGTGCCTAGCCAGCCTGCTCGCTGCTTAGCCGTGAGCTCCGACAGGGGTCCATCAAAAACCAAAGTAACATGACTACGGAACCGTTCAAACTCTTGATACAGGTCCGCCGAATCCCAGTCAATCTTGGGGTGTTCAAACTGAGGAGCAGACATTACTGCTTAACATTCTAGGTAAAATGTCATCTAGGGCtctattttaatgatctataggcACGCAGCCAACtctgcaccatgcagcttgatttagtctttgctatcataacgacgagaAAAGTACAGCTTGCACGGCTTGAAACTTATTGCCCACcccatttttaatatatttttaaaaaagtatttaattagTTAACATCTTACATCTGGTctatagcaatggaaataaactgagctgcagcatttacacacttacacacagcacatgtATTCCTATACTCTTACGCTCTTCCATAGAGAGGGGCAGATGATATTTGTAAAAGCATTAGAGttagaactgcagtaataaagtaattgataataaagataaatataaaataaaaaataaatacagcactgctgctactggactactaaaaaaCAGGGTGTTCTAAACTTTTGACCAGTgggtatattcagaagcactgttgctatttaaacgatgcaggaggaaggcgtgaaaatagactgttggtggggtgtaagatagcaatgagcatcgtgacatcTTTTTCAGGGTGTTTTTAGCAGAGAATTAGAAGCAGATACTCACCCGGAGAGTTGGTGATGGAGGCGTGGAAGCAGCTGAAGTTGATGAGAGCGTAGGAGCACAGAAAGAAGTTAGAGATCAGAGGAGCGATCACGTTCAGCTGGGCTGGAAAAAacaaagatatacagtatataaaactaAGGAAATATGCAAAAGGAACTATTAAACAGTGAGATATAATTGATAAAGACATGCTAGCTTTTCAGAGCTCCAtacgtccaaatgtttgtggacactactTTTAATAAAATGCTGCATTTAGCTTTTTAAAACTGCAtctattgctgatacagatgtacACATCAAAGACTGTGACCTCTGTAATACTTTTGAAAGGTGAAAAACATTCAAACTAAAAAAACTCACCAATCAGAATGAAGGCCAGAGCAATGAGGTAACAGAGGATGTAGGCACGCAGGGGCTCATTGTTTTTCCCATAACCCTTACCAAAGAAGCCTATGTAGGGGTATATGTTGTCCTTGCAGAGACACTAAAAGAGCAGATAGATGTAAAGATCTGTGAGTAAAATCTCATTTTCTTACTCAGTTCTGAAAACAAGTGGCTGTAAAGCTTTTTACCTGGAAGACTTTGGGTGCAGAGACTAGGAAAGCAAGGGCTGAAGACAAACTGGCTGCAAAAACGCCGGCAGTGATGAGAGGACCGAAAGCTGAGACCAAACTGAGCACCTAAAATTACAAACACACAGTTAGGGTTTAAGAAAATATAGCTATTGTATCCTGATATCAtttcagggttcttgcaccattttaaatatcaaattaaatgctttttaagacctttttaagacctaaaaatgtagtcataattttttAGTTCTCATAAtgttttagttctctccctggtaacgtagcCAACTAGCcgataatgttagtatgttagctagctccatgCTAACGTTAGCATGTAAGCTAGCTCCATGCTAATGTTAGTAAGTTAGcaagcttgccgctaatgttagtgttttagctaactcaccgctaacgttagtatgttagctgaTTTGCCGCTAAGGTTAGTATGTTACCTagttgctgctaacgttagtatgttagctagctgctaaccttagttctctccccagtaatgttagttagcttgccgctaatgttagttagctcctCCCAAACcgtagttctctcctcggtaatgtagctagcttgctgctaacgttagtatgttagctagctcgcagctaacGTTAATATGGTATGTaattgctgctaacattagtatgggGTTATGTATAGGGTTATGTTATAATATAGCACTTATCCTGGAGCTTCACACGTGGTCATATTGATTTGGCTCATCAATGTACATGATAATAGAAGACAATAAATGTAGCTGACTGAAGGTCTTACCTGAAAGCTGTTGGACATTCCAAAAGGGCAAGTTTGGCTCTGCTCACACTTAGTGAAGTTCCAACCTAGCTTGCACGCTACATCGTCACAAGGGCCGGAGTAGTTCAACGGCAAACTGTCGTTCAGGTTCCCAGAGGCATCTCTTAACACACACGCTCCTGagagaggaaataaaaaaaaagaagctaagGATGTTTTCACAATTCATAGGTGGTTTCCTTGGTCTGAATCAGTTTAAGACTTGAATGTTAACTTGGAGCATTCACCCCCTTATAACTCTGCTTATAGGcagaattaaaaacaaaatatattctaCTAAAAATATTGCAGTGTTGCAAATAGTGATCCCTAGTCTTTGCTAAATCTTAGTCTGTAATCTTTAGATGTGTGTCAGACTTAAGTCTATTCAAGGTCGTTTTAGACTCTTTTTGAAGTTGTGTAGTGTACAGACAGCATTAGTTTGGTTCGGTTTTTAATGCAAGGAAAACATCAAGTGCAACAAAATGTGTCCAAACAAaccatttgagtatgttttctcTGCGTATTCGTTATTTTCTCGAGCAAGAAAGTAAAAAGGTTCTGTGTACCAGACTAGTGTGTATTTTAGTGCAATTTATCTTGGAGAAGCAGCAGAGACTGCATTATTAAATCAGGTTTAACTGCAACAGAACAGCTATTTAGCTCAAATCATATTGAGCTGCTCAACGAACAAGATCACCTCCTCTTGGCAGGCTCTCAAGGGTGAGTCCATTTTAGCTCGACTAAATAGTGCTAATGTGAAAACATAGAAACCCACCTGCAGTTACAGAAATTAATAAATAGCTCATGGTTGTTCCAAAGATGGCCATAAGTGTTCCTTTTGGAATAGCAGTCTCTGGATCctgtcaaaacacacaaaatacatatataacaaaaatatatatataaacatgctTTTAGTACTACATATCTGGGAGCTGCTCTAGGGCGTTCAGCATATTGCTAAAAAGAGCAAATGTAGCCTTACCCTCAGATCTCCTGAGATGTTGGCACCTGCCAGGATGCCAATAGCAGAGGGGAAAAAGATGGCAAACATCTGGAAGAAATTCCCTTCTGCCCCTCTCCAGTCAGGAAACAGATTCTCCACAAAAATatcagctgaaaaggagatcatCTCAGTTAAGAAACAAGTGGAACTTTCACTTTACACAAATTGTGAAATTTCTTTCTAAAATCTTGGCTGATACCTCGGTAGTTGAAGAAACCCATAGCCTGTTCCTCTGGAGTGGCCGGAATAACAGTGCCCACAAAATAGTTTGCG
It encodes:
- the slc12a10.1 gene encoding solute carrier family 12 member 10, tandem duplicate 1 isoform X7, whose translation is MGHRFSRRRQSDLDTLPQGRFSFSEEAPPRYYLGQGDQDTVRNVQPSSSSSEVSIGMETPGQQPDRRVTRQEGRRPSIYSTMDAVPNLEFYANATATGRLRRSRPSLETLRKVFEDGESSSNMGDSGTGSLSAIHEQNEENSAGGKVKQPVRFGWITGVMVRCMLNIWGVILFLRLSWITSQAGIILTWVIIFMSVLVTSVTCLSVSAISTNGKVSSGGAYFMISRTLGPEMGGPIGVVFSFANALGCALNTVGFAETVRDLLIEYNSVMVDSINDVRIIGTITVTSLLLISLAGMEWESKTQILFFLVLMVTFANYFVGTVIPATPEEQAMGFFNYRADIFVENLFPDWRGAEGNFFQMFAIFFPSAIGILAGANISGDLRDPETAIPKGTLMAIFGTTMSYLLISVTAGACVLRDASGNLNDSLPLNYSGPCDDVACKLGWNFTKCEQSQTCPFGMSNSFQVLSLVSAFGPLITAGVFAASLSSALAFLVSAPKVFQCLCKDNIYPYIGFFGKGYGKNNEPLRAYILCYLIALAFILIAQLNVIAPLISNFFLCSYALINFSCFHASITNSPGWRPSFKYYSKWTALFGSVISVVLMFLLTWWAALITFGIIIFLFGYVTYKKPEVNWGSSVQAGTYNMALSYSVSLAGVEDHVKNFRPQCLVLTGPPNLRPALVDFVGSFTKNVSLMICGDILMDDDESGISQRNTDKLVKWLNCRKVRSFYTPFKGDNLREGARHLMQASGLGKMKPNTLVLGFKTNWKECPPGSVEDYVNTVYDTFDANYGVCILRMMDGLDVTEELQCEANLAFEADEAIESDHSGSSDRESDVDIPNHTINNDIRTVFQTKQGKKTIDVYWISDDGGLTLLVPYLLTRRKRWRKSKVRVFIIGQQQTMEEERKEMLVLLRRFRLDVGDVIVMTDSQRPPFPKNLKRFEDSVAAFRLREGQQQGDGSVQQQQQQQRTEGPWKISDKQMDALRLKSERKVRLNEIIRRNSKHAALVLISLPVPQSDCPSSLYMAWLDTLSCGLHCPVLLIRGNQQNVLTFYCQ
- the slc12a10.1 gene encoding solute carrier family 12 member 10, tandem duplicate 1 isoform X4, producing the protein MGHRFSRRRQSDLDTLPQGRFSFSEEAPPRYYLGQGDQDTVRNVQPSSSSSEVSIGMETPGQQPDRRVTRQEGRRPSIYSTMDAVPNLEFYANATATGRLRRSRPSLETLRKVFEDGESSSNMGDSGTGSLSAIHEQNEENSAGGKVKQPVRFGWITGVMVRCMLNIWGVILFLRLSWITSQAGIILTWVIIFMSVLVTSVTCLSVSAISTNGKVSSGGAYFMISRTLGPEMGGPIGVVFSFANALGCALNTVGFAETVRDLLIEYNSVMVDSINDVRIIGTITVTSLLLISLAGMEWESKTQILFFLVLMVTFANYFVGTVIPATPEEQAMGFFNYRADIFVENLFPDWRGAEGNFFQMFAIFFPSAIGILAGANISGDLRDPETAIPKGTLMAIFGTTMSYLLISVTAGACVLRDASGNLNDSLPLNYSGPCDDVACKLGWNFTKCEQSQTCPFGMSNSFQVLSLVSAFGPLITAGVFAASLSSALAFLVSAPKVFQCLCKDNIYPYIGFFGKGYGKNNEPLRAYILCYLIALAFILIAQLNVIAPLISNFFLCSYALINFSCFHASITNSPGWRPSFKYYSKWTALFGSVISVVLMFLLTWWAALITFGIIIFLFGYVTYKKPEVNWGSSVQAGTYNMALSYSVSLAGVEDHVKNFRPQCLVLTGPPNLRPALVDFVGSFTKNVSLMICGDILMDDDESGISQRNTDKLVKWLNCRKVRSFYTPFKGDNLREGARHLMQASGLGKMKPNTLVLGFKTNWKECPPGSVEDYVNTVYDTFDANYGVCILRMMDGLDVTEELQCEANLAFEADEAIESDHSGSSDRESDVDIPNHTINNDIRTVFQTKQGKKTIDVYWISDDGGLTLLVPYLLTRRKRWRKSKVRVFIIGQQQTMEEERKEMLVLLRRFRLDVGDVIVMTDSQRPPFPKNLKRFEDSVAAFRLREGQQQGDGSVQQQQQQQRTEGPWKISDKQMDALRLKSERKVRLNEIIRRNSKHAALVLISLPVPQSDCPSSLYMAWLDTLSCGLHCPVLLIRGNQQNVLTFYCQ